Genomic window (Streptomyces sp. NBC_01431):
CGCGGTGAGGAGTATCTGACCGTCGATGTCCACACGCCTTCCGCCGACGGCGGCAGACGCCCCGTCATGGTCTTCGTGCACGGCGGCGGGTTCGTCACCGGATCGAACCGCGCCGCGCTCTACGACGGCGGCGCGTTCGCCCGGGACGAGGTCGTTCTGGTGACGGTGAACTACCGTCTCGGCATCCCCGGGTTCCTCGATCTGGCCGGTGCTCCGGCCAACCGCGGGCTGCTCGACGTGCTCGCCGCCCTGCGCTGGGTACAGGACACGATCGCGGCATTCGGCGGCGACCCCGACAACGTCACGGTCTTCGGCCAGTCCGCCGGTGGCACGCTCACGGGCGCGCTGCTCGCGACCCCGGCGGCAGGGGGCCTGTTCCGCCGGGCGATCGTCCAGAGCGGCAACGGCACCGGCGCGTTCACCCCCGAGCAGGCGCAGCGGGTCACCGCCGCGGCGGCGGCCGCACTGGGCGTCGAGCCGACCGCTGAGGCGTTCGCCCCGATCCCGGACGAGCGCTTCCTGGCGGCCCTGCCCGCGTTGGCCGGCCTCGACCTCCGCACCAGGACTACAACGGACCCGCTGGCCGGGCTCAGCCCGTTCAGCCTGGTCCTGCCGGTCCAGCCCGCCGAGGCTCTCGCCGACGGCCCGGCCGGCGACGTCGACCTGCTCATCGGCACCAACACCGAGGAGGCGCACCTCTACCTCGTACCGCGGGGCGACTTGGAATCCACGACGGAA
Coding sequences:
- a CDS encoding carboxylesterase/lipase family protein, producing MAQQADPVVETPAGAVRGVRDGSGERYRALPYAAAPTGAGRFAPPAPHPGWSGVRDGTQPSPTAPQPVRDFGRLDMTPYFGPGWVRGEEYLTVDVHTPSADGGRRPVMVFVHGGGFVTGSNRAALYDGGAFARDEVVLVTVNYRLGIPGFLDLAGAPANRGLLDVLAALRWVQDTIAAFGGDPDNVTVFGQSAGGTLTGALLATPAAGGLFRRAIVQSGNGTGAFTPEQAQRVTAAAAAALGVEPTAEAFAPIPDERFLAALPALAGLDLRTRTTTDPLAGLSPFSLVLPVQPAEALADGPAGDVDLLIGTNTEEAHLYLVPRGDLESTTEADVLSVAARIHADPEAAVAAHRTARPGATPGELRSAVLGQALFGAGTTRMAQAHARISGGRTHLYSFGYRSTALGGRLGAAHTVELPFVFDIADNPLLHGDTRLLGPDPTPSGLAAQIHGAWVAFAGTGSPGWAPYDPQRPRAKILGSRRPEG